A part of Paenibacillus sp. IHBB 10380 genomic DNA contains:
- a CDS encoding GTP-binding protein — translation MNTTKIPVTVLCGYLGSGKTTVLNHVLHNREGLKVAVIVNDMSQVNMDANLVKGEAMLSRTEEKLVEMSNGCICCTLREDLLKEVKTLAEEGRFDYILIESTGISEPVPIAQTFSYADELSGIDLTQYAKLDCMVTVVDANRFWHDFASGESLLDRNEATGEDDTRDVVDLLIDQIETCDVLLLNKCDLVEESELNKLEGIIRKLQPDAKIIRTVQGWISPSEILNTNLFDFDKASQAPGWIQELQQENHIPETDEYGISSFVYRRIQPFHPQRLADFMSDWPEEVVRAKGLVWIATQEDFAASLSQAGPSIQFGAAGSWLAAMPIEEQQEVFNNEPDALQNWDSQWGDRMNEIVFIGIAMEQSKIEQSLNACLLSDEEMKQDWSSFKNPLPWVIEEPQQEPSI, via the coding sequence ATGAATACTACAAAAATTCCCGTGACTGTCCTCTGCGGATATTTAGGTTCTGGTAAGACGACTGTACTTAATCATGTCCTTCATAATCGAGAGGGTTTAAAAGTAGCTGTCATTGTTAACGATATGAGTCAGGTTAATATGGATGCCAATCTTGTGAAGGGTGAGGCGATGTTATCGCGTACTGAGGAAAAGTTGGTAGAGATGTCTAACGGTTGCATCTGCTGTACGTTACGTGAGGATTTGTTAAAAGAAGTAAAGACTTTAGCAGAGGAAGGCAGGTTTGATTATATATTGATTGAATCTACGGGTATTAGCGAGCCTGTACCCATTGCCCAGACGTTCTCTTACGCCGACGAATTATCAGGGATTGACCTGACTCAGTATGCTAAGTTGGATTGTATGGTTACGGTTGTTGATGCTAATCGATTCTGGCATGATTTCGCATCGGGAGAAAGTCTATTGGATCGAAATGAAGCGACGGGAGAAGATGATACTCGAGATGTCGTAGATTTGTTAATTGATCAAATAGAGACTTGTGATGTTTTGTTGCTTAACAAGTGTGACTTGGTCGAGGAAAGCGAATTGAATAAGTTGGAAGGTATCATACGAAAGCTACAGCCTGATGCCAAAATTATACGTACAGTTCAAGGTTGGATTAGCCCATCGGAAATTTTGAATACGAACTTATTTGATTTTGATAAGGCGAGTCAGGCACCGGGATGGATTCAAGAGCTACAACAAGAGAATCATATTCCTGAAACAGATGAGTATGGTATTAGTTCCTTTGTATATCGGCGTATCCAACCTTTTCATCCACAAAGATTGGCAGACTTCATGTCTGATTGGCCAGAAGAGGTTGTTCGGGCAAAAGGTCTTGTATGGATCGCTACGCAGGAGGACTTTGCAGCCAGCTTAAGCCAAGCTGGACCTTCTATTCAATTTGGAGCCGCAGGTTCATGGCTTGCAGCCATGCCAATAGAGGAACAACAAGAAGTATTCAACAACGAACCGGATGCCCTGCAGAATTGGGATAGTCAGTGGGGAGATCGAATGAACGAAATCGTGTTTATTGGTATTGCTATGGAACAGTCCAAGATTGAACAATCCCTGAATGCTTGTTTGCTTAGTGATGAGGAAATGAAGCAAGATTGGTCGAGTTTTAAGAATCCACTACCTTGGGTTATTGAAGAACCACAACAAGAGCCATCTATCTAA
- the rpmG gene encoding 50S ribosomal protein L33: MRVIVTLACTECGDRNYTTTKNKRNQPERLEMKKYSPRLKKVTMHRETR, encoded by the coding sequence ATGCGCGTTATAGTAACTTTGGCATGTACAGAGTGCGGAGATCGTAATTATACTACGACTAAAAATAAAAGAAATCAGCCTGAACGTTTAGAGATGAAAAAATATAGTCCGCGTCTAAAGAAAGTCACAATGCATCGGGAAACTAGATAA
- a CDS encoding metal ABC transporter substrate-binding protein, which produces MKLSKRVVAALLFSIILVVSGCGSNGGDSSSSSDKLNVQVSFYPMYEFTKNVAGDLANVEALIPAGIEPHDWEPTPRDLATIEGADVLVYNGAGLEGWIDQVTSAVNNDKLVQIEASQGIAIMEGSEEEKEAHDHEGEEAHDHEHGGLDPHVWLSPALAIQEVRNIESGLSKAAPEHTDEFKKNADAYIVKLEQLDQDFKSGLSNTKRKDFITQHASFGYLAKEYNLVQVAIAGLSPEQEPSAANMAKVVKFAKENDVQTIFFETLVSSKVAETIAKEIGAESAVLNPIEGLSDEDKANNLDYIGIMRQNLEALKKVLNQ; this is translated from the coding sequence ATGAAGTTAAGTAAACGGGTGGTTGCAGCATTGTTGTTCAGTATCATCTTAGTAGTATCGGGTTGTGGTTCAAATGGTGGGGATAGTTCATCATCTTCAGATAAATTAAATGTACAAGTTAGCTTTTATCCAATGTATGAATTCACTAAGAATGTAGCAGGAGATTTGGCTAATGTAGAAGCTTTAATTCCTGCAGGAATTGAACCTCATGATTGGGAACCTACACCGAGAGATCTTGCGACAATAGAGGGTGCTGATGTGCTAGTCTATAATGGCGCTGGTTTAGAAGGTTGGATTGATCAAGTAACATCTGCTGTAAATAATGACAAGCTTGTTCAAATAGAGGCGAGTCAAGGTATTGCTATAATGGAAGGTTCAGAGGAAGAGAAAGAAGCACATGACCATGAGGGTGAAGAAGCCCACGATCATGAGCATGGTGGGCTTGATCCACACGTATGGTTGTCTCCAGCACTAGCTATTCAAGAAGTACGCAATATCGAAAGTGGACTTTCTAAAGCTGCACCGGAGCACACAGATGAATTCAAGAAAAATGCCGATGCGTATATTGTGAAGCTTGAACAGTTAGATCAAGACTTTAAGAGTGGTTTGAGTAATACGAAACGTAAAGACTTCATTACACAACATGCCTCCTTCGGATATTTAGCTAAAGAATACAATCTCGTGCAAGTAGCGATTGCTGGCTTATCTCCGGAGCAAGAGCCATCTGCTGCGAATATGGCCAAAGTAGTGAAATTTGCTAAAGAGAACGATGTACAAACGATCTTCTTTGAGACATTAGTTTCTTCTAAGGTAGCCGAGACGATTGCTAAAGAGATTGGCGCTGAGTCCGCTGTTCTGAATCCTATTGAGGGTCTTTCAGATGAAGATAAAGCGAATAATCTCGATTATATCGGTATCATGCGTCAGAATTTGGAGGCGTTGAAGAAAGTATTGAATCAGTAA
- a CDS encoding AEC family transporter, with protein MIQMVLSTLVQVIVPISIPVIVGVLLRKFKNLDTKPLLTLYLYVLSPAILLDTLLTADISLDDIYRTGAFSILNLLLLWGVAYIVGKLLKLPSPECAGLTLVATFTNSVNYGLPLVLLTLGQLGLDKASVYVVGQMIIVNTIGVYFAARSQFSTRDAIKSVFRLPAVYAALVAILLRTCDLHLPVGVASGVSMVADAYAPVVLTILGAQMASVNNAELDRSTQKAFWAGLGIRLLLSPIIARFVLYILHVEGVLFSVLLILASMPVAVNAVVLSDKFNASPKFVSKCILWTTLGSFIILPIIIVLVEYDY; from the coding sequence ATGATTCAGATGGTTTTATCTACTCTTGTTCAAGTTATTGTGCCTATTTCGATACCGGTTATCGTAGGTGTTCTGCTTCGGAAGTTTAAGAATCTTGATACGAAGCCTTTGTTGACGTTATATTTATATGTTCTAAGCCCGGCTATTCTATTAGATACGTTATTAACTGCGGACATATCCCTTGATGATATCTATAGAACGGGGGCTTTTTCTATCCTTAATCTGTTGTTGCTGTGGGGAGTGGCTTATATAGTAGGAAAGTTGTTGAAATTACCTTCTCCTGAGTGCGCTGGGTTGACGTTAGTTGCAACTTTTACGAATAGTGTGAACTATGGCCTTCCACTGGTATTACTAACGCTAGGGCAGCTTGGATTGGATAAGGCATCCGTGTATGTGGTAGGTCAAATGATAATTGTTAATACGATTGGTGTTTATTTTGCTGCGCGATCACAATTTTCAACCCGAGATGCTATTAAATCGGTATTTAGGCTGCCAGCTGTCTATGCTGCATTGGTAGCGATTCTTCTTCGTACCTGTGATCTACACCTACCTGTAGGTGTTGCTAGTGGAGTTTCCATGGTTGCTGATGCATATGCACCTGTTGTATTAACGATTCTGGGAGCTCAGATGGCTAGTGTGAATAATGCTGAATTAGATCGGAGTACTCAAAAGGCTTTTTGGGCAGGGTTAGGAATTCGTTTGTTACTGTCACCGATCATCGCTAGGTTTGTTCTATATATATTGCATGTAGAAGGCGTACTTTTCTCAGTACTACTTATTCTGGCTTCCATGCCAGTAGCGGTCAATGCGGTTGTTCTCTCAGACAAGTTCAATGCATCCCCGAAGTTCGTATCAAAGTGTATTTTATGGACAACTTTGGGCTCATTTATCATATTGCCGATCATTATTGTACTTGTAGAGTATGACTATTAA
- a CDS encoding copper amine oxidase N-terminal domain-containing protein, which yields MRKIMSMVIASIMIVSMLFQTQVQAAPAISIYIDGVKLSTDQAPMMISNRAMLPLRAIFEALDAKVFWNQKAKTVTAKKDGTTVVLKLGSRTATINNTTVKLDVPAQSKNGRTMVPVRFVSEAMGDEVTWNKSTGSVFITTSAPDESVGGVSYVTAQVIGQSGDGRDLKVSFAKPSSETNVDHYRVLIVKSSNISGFNLNQASNVSPNNYTRASVGGQDSSVTLSAQSRDVDGELIRSNQSYAAFVLTVAKGSGSNDLSNPSSTVAIGSSVSVLAVNNVTVRDVSDYGDGRDLSVTFTKPTTDGNIANYRVMVVKTRDASKFNFATANNVASQNYTNVTKTSSTMTTTLSSSSRDTSGELIKSNVPYTVFVLSVSNITSVSNKLSSASTSITIGNSSITTPVITSISDVSDYGDGRDLRVNFNKILNESTINAYRIFVVKANNASSFNLASANAVSSSNYTSVNKTGNNISQILASNARDVNGASIQSGVSYKVFVLAVGTGSYSGTSTLSTASSALTLSYNNNVNVVTNISVRDVNDYNDGRDLSVSFNRVSEESNISHYRVMVVPSNYVSSFNLSAANGVNSSNYTQVNKTGYNLSQVLPSNARDIYGSLIRNGESYRVFVLSVGNGSSGNALSSASSAITLTYNSNVKAVTNLSVSDVNDYNDGRDLSVSFNRVSDESNISHYRVMVVPSGYASSFNLSAANGVNSSNYTQVNRAGRDISQVLASNATDIYGSLIRNSESYRVFVLSVGNGSSGNALSGASSPITLTNNSSVKAVTNVSATDVSDYNDGRDLSVSFNRVSDESNISHYRVMVVPSGYASSFNLSAANGVNSSNYTQVNRAGRDISQVLASNATDIYGSLIRNSESYRVFVLSVGNGSSGNALSGASSPITLTNNSSVKAVTNVSATDVSDYNDGRDLSVAFNRVSEESNISHYRIMVVQSGYAGSFNLAAANGVNSSNYTQVNRAGRDISQVLASNATDTSGALIKSGVSYKVFVLSVGNSGNNALTSSPVAIKLSLNSTVAAPTNVQAIVGNSNYGDGRDISVSFKKASDETYISEYRIMVVRATGSDAFNLALANSNDNYISVAKTGSDKIQLLSDKTRDINGDAILIGTPYKVFVLSVADGRVSTVNALSAASNPVTVPAAPIQVTVPAVTSLNPARDSSGKIYVNFSKVTDEKNVDSYVVMAVKGEIVLDVTNAKLKSANGSKVLTTVDPSTTPTPLDVDTDGKPIESSVKYTIYVLTLAQGQSNSALSAGIPVN from the coding sequence GTGCGAAAGATAATGTCAATGGTTATTGCAAGTATCATGATCGTATCAATGTTGTTCCAGACTCAAGTGCAGGCAGCTCCAGCTATTAGTATTTATATTGATGGTGTAAAGCTATCTACAGACCAAGCTCCAATGATGATAAGTAATCGAGCAATGCTGCCTTTACGGGCTATTTTCGAAGCATTAGATGCAAAGGTATTTTGGAATCAAAAGGCAAAGACAGTAACAGCAAAGAAAGATGGGACAACAGTTGTGCTGAAGTTAGGCTCCAGAACAGCCACCATCAACAACACTACTGTCAAATTAGATGTTCCAGCTCAATCTAAAAATGGTAGAACGATGGTTCCTGTACGCTTTGTCAGTGAAGCAATGGGTGATGAAGTGACATGGAATAAGTCAACGGGTAGCGTGTTTATTACAACCTCGGCTCCAGACGAGAGTGTGGGTGGGGTATCCTATGTCACAGCTCAAGTGATCGGACAATCGGGGGATGGGCGTGATCTTAAGGTTAGCTTTGCTAAGCCGAGCAGTGAAACGAATGTAGATCATTATCGTGTTCTAATTGTGAAATCATCAAATATCTCAGGCTTTAACTTAAACCAAGCGAGTAACGTATCACCTAACAATTATACAAGAGCATCTGTAGGCGGCCAAGATTCTTCAGTCACTTTATCTGCTCAATCGCGAGATGTGGATGGTGAACTTATTCGCTCTAATCAATCCTATGCGGCATTTGTATTAACCGTCGCTAAAGGCAGTGGATCAAATGATCTTTCGAATCCTTCCTCTACTGTTGCGATAGGTAGTAGTGTATCTGTGCTAGCTGTAAACAATGTTACTGTTCGTGATGTGAGTGACTATGGAGACGGACGAGATTTATCTGTTACTTTCACTAAGCCTACGACGGATGGGAATATTGCTAACTACCGTGTTATGGTTGTAAAGACCAGAGATGCTAGTAAATTTAACTTTGCTACAGCGAATAATGTTGCTTCTCAGAATTACACTAATGTGACCAAAACAAGTTCGACGATGACGACAACACTATCTTCGTCCTCAAGAGACACTTCTGGTGAACTGATTAAAAGCAATGTGCCATACACAGTATTTGTACTGTCCGTGAGTAACATTACGAGTGTTTCTAATAAACTATCATCGGCTTCCACTTCAATTACTATAGGTAACAGTAGTATTACAACACCTGTAATTACGAGTATTTCAGATGTAAGTGACTATGGAGATGGACGGGATTTAAGAGTTAACTTCAATAAAATTCTAAATGAGTCCACAATTAATGCATATCGGATATTCGTTGTTAAAGCTAATAATGCTAGCTCCTTTAATCTGGCATCAGCGAATGCGGTAAGTAGCTCCAATTACACGTCAGTGAATAAGACAGGAAATAATATTAGTCAGATTCTTGCCTCAAATGCAAGAGATGTAAATGGTGCAAGCATTCAAAGTGGTGTAAGTTACAAGGTGTTTGTATTAGCGGTAGGTACTGGCAGTTATTCAGGTACAAGTACGCTATCCACAGCGTCTTCGGCATTAACGCTATCTTATAATAACAACGTTAATGTTGTAACGAATATCAGTGTTAGAGATGTAAATGATTATAATGATGGACGTGATTTGTCGGTATCCTTTAATCGTGTAAGCGAGGAATCCAACATCAGTCATTATCGTGTTATGGTCGTACCATCTAACTATGTAAGTTCTTTTAATCTGTCAGCAGCGAATGGGGTAAACAGTTCCAATTATACGCAAGTGAATAAGACAGGATATAATCTTAGTCAAGTCCTTCCGTCCAACGCAAGAGATATATATGGATCACTCATTAGAAATGGCGAGAGTTACAGAGTCTTCGTACTATCTGTAGGTAACGGAAGTTCAGGTAATGCGCTGTCCTCAGCATCCTCAGCAATAACACTAACTTATAATAGCAACGTTAAGGCTGTAACGAATCTCAGTGTTAGTGATGTAAATGATTATAATGATGGACGCGATTTGTCGGTATCCTTTAATCGTGTAAGCGATGAGTCGAACATTAGCCATTATCGTGTTATGGTCGTGCCATCTGGCTATGCAAGTTCTTTTAATCTGTCAGCAGCGAATGGGGTAAACAGTTCCAATTATACGCAAGTGAATAGGGCAGGTAGAGATATTAGTCAGGTTCTTGCCTCAAATGCAACAGATATATATGGATCACTTATTAGAAATAGTGAGAGTTATAGAGTCTTCGTACTATCTGTAGGTAACGGGAGTTCAGGAAATGCATTGTCTGGAGCGTCCTCACCAATAACATTAACTAATAATAGCAGCGTTAAGGCTGTAACGAATGTCAGTGCTACTGATGTAAGTGATTATAATGATGGACGCGATTTGTCGGTATCCTTTAATCGTGTAAGCGATGAGTCGAACATTAGCCATTATCGTGTTATGGTCGTGCCATCTGGCTATGCAAGTTCTTTTAATCTGTCAGCAGCGAATGGGGTAAACAGTTCCAATTATACGCAAGTGAATAGGGCAGGTAGAGATATTAGTCAGGTTCTTGCCTCAAATGCAACAGATATATATGGATCACTTATTAGAAATAGTGAGAGTTATAGAGTCTTCGTACTATCTGTAGGTAACGGGAGTTCAGGAAATGCATTGTCTGGAGCGTCCTCACCAATAACATTAACTAATAATAGCAGCGTTAAGGCTGTAACGAATGTCAGTGCTACTGATGTAAGTGATTATAATGATGGACGCGATTTGTCGGTAGCTTTTAATCGTGTAAGCGAGGAATCAAACATTAGCCATTATCGTATTATGGTTGTGCAATCTGGCTATGCAGGTTCTTTTAATCTAGCAGCAGCGAATGGGGTAAACAGTTCCAATTATACGCAAGTGAATAGGGCAGGTAGAGATATTAGTCAGGTTCTTGCCTCAAATGCAACAGATACGAGTGGTGCACTCATTAAAAGTGGTGTGAGTTATAAAGTCTTTGTACTATCTGTAGGAAATTCAGGTAATAATGCGCTGACTTCTAGTCCGGTTGCTATTAAGTTATCATTGAATTCCACCGTTGCTGCACCGACAAATGTGCAAGCAATTGTAGGTAATAGTAATTATGGTGACGGTAGAGATATATCGGTCAGTTTTAAAAAGGCATCTGATGAAACCTACATTTCTGAGTATAGAATTATGGTTGTTCGGGCTACTGGCTCTGATGCCTTTAATCTAGCATTAGCCAATTCAAATGACAATTATATAAGTGTAGCTAAGACAGGTAGCGATAAAATTCAACTGTTATCCGATAAAACTAGAGATATAAATGGAGATGCAATACTTATCGGTACTCCATACAAAGTATTTGTTCTTTCCGTAGCAGATGGAAGAGTGAGTACGGTGAATGCCCTCTCGGCAGCATCTAATCCAGTTACTGTACCAGCAGCACCGATTCAAGTCACTGTACCAGCAGTTACTAGTTTGAACCCAGCGAGAGATAGTAGTGGTAAAATTTATGTTAACTTTAGTAAAGTGACTGACGAGAAAAATGTTGATTCTTATGTTGTAATGGCTGTAAAAGGCGAAATAGTTCTTGATGTAACAAATGCCAAACTTAAGAGTGCTAATGGTTCAAAAGTATTAACAACCGTTGACCCTAGCACGACGCCAACGCCATTGGATGTTGACACTGATGGTAAACCTATTGAATCGAGTGTTAAGTACACAATATATGTTCTAACCTTAGCGCAAGGGCAAAGTAACTCAGCCTTATCTGCTGGTATTCCTGTTAATTAA
- a CDS encoding ATP-dependent DNA ligase, whose product MKLNPIRPFEPIRTEIIPTGPQWITQVKWDGVRMLTYYDGLTVRLANRKLNDRTQQYPEFQSPNVYCSASSFIIDGEIVAWEEGKPSFHEVMKRDSARKQQSIELASRQISVTYIVFDVLFANGEWVIDQPLSVRQNLLNEIITPQPHVQIAQSFKEGSTLFEAIKQQGMEGIICKNIDSSYIINGKDNRWQKVKTEQDLYAVVGGLTYKDGVVSSLLLGLFNEEGNYIYIGNAGAGKLTMKEWAALTSRMLPIQIDTNPFSNVPQRSKGAIWLKPTIVVKVNFLEWTHSGTLRHSCIQGVIEDMSISDCRFSQNK is encoded by the coding sequence ATGAAACTTAATCCTATTAGACCGTTCGAGCCTATACGTACTGAGATCATACCCACAGGTCCACAGTGGATCACTCAAGTAAAGTGGGATGGCGTTAGAATGCTTACCTATTATGACGGGCTTACCGTCAGATTGGCGAATCGTAAACTTAACGATCGCACGCAGCAGTATCCTGAATTCCAGTCTCCTAACGTCTACTGCTCAGCATCATCCTTCATTATTGATGGGGAAATTGTAGCTTGGGAGGAAGGTAAACCTTCATTCCATGAAGTTATGAAAAGAGATAGCGCCCGCAAACAACAGAGTATTGAATTAGCTTCAAGACAAATCTCTGTGACTTATATTGTTTTTGATGTTCTTTTTGCAAATGGTGAATGGGTCATAGATCAGCCTCTATCTGTGAGACAGAATCTCCTAAACGAAATCATCACACCACAACCCCATGTACAAATTGCCCAGAGTTTCAAAGAAGGTAGCACTTTATTTGAGGCTATTAAACAACAGGGTATGGAGGGGATTATATGCAAAAATATAGACAGCTCCTATATCATCAATGGCAAAGATAATCGTTGGCAAAAGGTAAAAACGGAGCAGGACTTATATGCCGTGGTAGGTGGGCTAACGTATAAAGATGGCGTCGTCAGCTCGCTTCTTCTAGGTCTCTTTAATGAAGAAGGGAATTATATATACATTGGGAATGCTGGAGCCGGAAAATTAACGATGAAGGAATGGGCCGCTCTGACGAGTAGGATGCTTCCCATACAGATAGATACAAACCCTTTCTCGAACGTTCCCCAGCGAAGCAAGGGGGCTATTTGGTTAAAACCAACTATCGTGGTAAAAGTGAATTTTCTAGAATGGACGCATAGTGGCACCTTAAGACACTCTTGTATTCAAGGTGTCATAGAGGATATGTCTATATCCGATTGTCGTTTCAGTCAGAATAAATAA
- a CDS encoding Ig-like domain-containing protein produces MSIRFKRFLIMSLILLVSFANVGTTWAATELSKLVLSKNQLTLEVGESATLSATAVYTDMTTKVVTTSTEWTSGNTAIATAYNGTVTAKSEGTVTVIAVYGGISQSIQVNVTKKVKALVKDVQNVDLRIGKTQDVILTATYSDNSTEQVSDKADWTSANNNIATVVNGKVTAHSSGTTTITAVYGKQTVSLEVTVEVVKRLDLSVPDLSLLLKDSKKVVLTAMYPDGESKDVTADAVWSSDNEDVADVIKGEITAYTAGTATITAEYGSKKTTLKVDVDKTRKLEVNKQDIFLHVDKQEQVKLTAVYPDGTSVEVTDTATWKSSNEAIAYVNKGLIQAEASGSATITGTYGEKSISIKVDIDVPRHLDISDEEVSLGIGKSKDLKLTATYADGTKEDVTSKAEWTSSDAGIAYVSKGKVSAYKMGEVTITATYGGSSVTSKVKVDIIAKVALSAKTANIKVDKEFQVNLMGTNEAGIEENLNSKAEWSSSKSEVAEVKDGLIKGLATGTSTITALYNKTKYTMTISVGLVSSLEADTRLLIMSSGDEKSIKITSTDAADLTEDVTALATWKSSNTSVASVNKGNVKGYSNGKSTITAEYGGQKATITVEVDVISKIEASVQHFSMKSGDKEDVTITVTYSDGTTKDVSSRTEWKTSNYKVATVSKGNIKAISYGKTNIIAKFANKSITIPVNVDMLKYLQTNEVAMSLKVGEEAKVIATATYTDGTESNVSTDALWKSSKILTATVKDGKIKATGKGKATITVSHAGKKTKVVITVTE; encoded by the coding sequence TTGTCTATTAGATTCAAAAGGTTTTTGATTATGTCATTGATCCTGCTTGTAAGCTTTGCTAATGTCGGAACAACCTGGGCAGCTACAGAATTGTCCAAGCTGGTGCTTTCCAAGAATCAATTAACGCTTGAAGTTGGAGAATCCGCCACATTGAGTGCAACGGCTGTTTATACAGATATGACAACGAAAGTTGTGACTACAAGTACAGAATGGACTAGTGGAAATACTGCCATAGCAACGGCTTATAATGGTACTGTGACGGCAAAGAGCGAGGGAACGGTAACCGTAATAGCCGTTTATGGAGGTATTTCTCAATCTATTCAAGTGAATGTAACTAAAAAAGTAAAGGCTTTAGTTAAGGATGTTCAGAATGTGGATCTCCGCATAGGTAAGACCCAAGATGTCATATTAACGGCTACTTATAGCGATAATTCAACAGAACAAGTTTCTGATAAAGCAGATTGGACCTCTGCTAACAATAATATTGCAACTGTAGTGAATGGTAAGGTGACCGCACATAGTTCAGGAACAACTACCATTACTGCAGTTTATGGTAAACAAACCGTCTCACTAGAAGTGACAGTTGAAGTTGTAAAAAGGCTTGACCTTAGTGTTCCTGACCTTTCGTTGTTGCTGAAAGATTCTAAGAAAGTAGTATTGACAGCAATGTATCCAGATGGCGAGAGTAAGGATGTTACAGCAGATGCAGTATGGTCTTCTGATAATGAAGATGTTGCTGATGTAATTAAGGGTGAGATCACAGCTTATACTGCAGGTACAGCTACAATTACAGCTGAATATGGCTCTAAGAAGACAACCCTTAAGGTTGATGTGGATAAGACTCGTAAATTAGAAGTAAATAAACAGGATATATTCTTACATGTTGATAAGCAAGAGCAAGTTAAATTAACTGCAGTATATCCTGATGGAACCTCTGTAGAGGTTACTGACACGGCCACATGGAAATCCAGCAATGAAGCCATTGCCTATGTTAATAAGGGACTAATCCAAGCTGAGGCATCGGGATCGGCTACAATTACGGGGACTTATGGAGAGAAGAGTATCTCTATTAAGGTAGATATTGATGTTCCTCGTCATCTGGATATCAGTGATGAGGAAGTGTCACTTGGTATTGGTAAGAGTAAGGATTTAAAGCTGACAGCCACGTATGCCGATGGAACGAAAGAAGATGTAACGTCCAAGGCTGAATGGACTTCCAGTGATGCTGGGATAGCTTATGTATCTAAAGGTAAAGTTTCAGCCTATAAAATGGGTGAGGTTACGATTACAGCTACTTATGGTGGATCTTCCGTGACGAGTAAGGTTAAGGTTGATATTATAGCTAAGGTTGCTTTGAGCGCTAAAACAGCTAACATTAAAGTAGATAAAGAGTTTCAAGTTAATCTAATGGGAACCAATGAAGCTGGAATAGAGGAGAACCTGAACAGTAAGGCAGAGTGGAGTAGCAGTAAGAGCGAGGTTGCTGAAGTAAAAGATGGATTAATTAAAGGTCTTGCTACAGGAACGTCTACGATTACAGCTCTATATAATAAAACCAAATATACAATGACGATAAGTGTCGGCCTAGTGAGTAGTTTAGAAGCGGATACTAGACTTTTGATTATGAGTTCCGGTGACGAGAAGTCAATTAAAATCACATCAACAGATGCGGCTGATCTCACAGAAGATGTAACGGCATTGGCAACTTGGAAGAGTAGTAATACTTCTGTAGCTAGTGTAAATAAGGGGAATGTAAAGGGTTATAGTAACGGAAAATCTACCATTACTGCAGAGTATGGTGGTCAGAAGGCAACGATTACTGTCGAAGTTGACGTTATTTCCAAAATCGAAGCAAGTGTACAACATTTTTCAATGAAATCAGGGGACAAGGAAGACGTTACGATCACTGTGACCTATAGTGATGGTACAACCAAAGATGTTTCCTCTCGGACAGAATGGAAGACGTCTAATTACAAGGTAGCAACGGTAAGCAAAGGGAATATAAAAGCGATTAGTTATGGTAAGACCAATATTATAGCTAAATTTGCTAACAAATCTATCACTATTCCGGTAAATGTGGATATGCTGAAATATTTACAAACCAATGAAGTGGCCATGTCACTTAAAGTGGGTGAAGAAGCCAAAGTCATAGCAACAGCGACTTATACTGATGGCACCGAAAGTAATGTATCTACGGATGCATTGTGGAAATCTTCTAAGATTTTAACGGCAACGGTTAAGGATGGTAAGATTAAGGCGACTGGAAAAGGAAAAGCGACGATTACCGTTAGTCACGCGGGTAAGAAGACAAAGGTAGTCATTACAGTTACGGAATAG